One segment of Gilliamella sp. ESL0441 DNA contains the following:
- a CDS encoding NfeD family protein, translating into MADNFTVIYYYPHWIFIALGGILLIAELLGTGGYLLWSGIAAISVGLIAWFIPFLSWPILWILFSILTLVSAYLWYVWLKSKGKHLSKKGELNQPQHDLIGIKTVVTDAIVNGSGRVKIKDGTWSARCNKDLSVGQSVVVTSVDGIILNVEPVI; encoded by the coding sequence ATGGCTGATAATTTTACAGTTATTTATTACTATCCTCATTGGATCTTTATCGCACTCGGCGGTATTTTGCTTATAGCTGAGTTACTCGGTACTGGAGGATATTTGCTTTGGAGTGGAATTGCAGCCATTTCTGTAGGACTCATTGCTTGGTTCATACCTTTTTTGTCCTGGCCAATTTTATGGATATTATTTTCAATTTTAACGCTGGTCTCTGCTTACCTTTGGTATGTATGGCTTAAAAGCAAAGGAAAACATCTTTCAAAAAAAGGCGAGCTCAATCAACCCCAACACGATCTTATTGGTATCAAAACAGTCGTCACAGATGCAATTGTTAATGGTTCTGGTCGAGTTAAAATAAAGGATGGTACATGGTCAGCAAGATGTAACAAAGATTTGTCTGTAGGTCAATCGGTTGTTGTTACTTCTGTCGATGGAATAATTTTAAATGTTGAACCTGTTATTTAA